From a region of the Paenibacillus sp. FSL R10-2734 genome:
- a CDS encoding DNA-formamidopyrimidine glycosylase family protein, translated as MPELPEMENYRKLLSQHIINVPISDVIVNREKSINMETDTFKNALIGARVVFVERRAKYILFHLHDGRRLLLHLMLGGLLFYGTEEERPDRNTQVEIVFGDHILYFIGLRLGYLHLLSVKESEATMGKLGPELLDRRMTLERFTGLLKGRRGALKSLLVNQHVMAGVGNCYADEIAFEAGLLPSALVQNLTAESITRLYESIQKVLTEATEIGGYMEMPFMTGDTVTGSYNNQCKVYDREGESCLRDGGTIIKTELSGRKVFYCPDCQHDV; from the coding sequence ATGCCGGAATTGCCGGAAATGGAGAATTATAGAAAGCTGCTGAGTCAGCATATAATAAATGTACCAATATCTGATGTTATCGTGAACAGAGAAAAATCAATTAACATGGAAACAGACACTTTTAAAAATGCATTGATCGGTGCACGTGTTGTTTTTGTAGAACGGCGTGCTAAGTATATTTTGTTTCATCTTCATGATGGACGAAGACTCCTTTTACATTTGATGCTAGGTGGACTACTTTTTTATGGCACGGAGGAAGAGCGGCCGGATCGTAACACACAAGTCGAAATCGTATTTGGAGATCATATTCTTTATTTCATAGGACTTCGCTTAGGGTATCTACATTTGCTGTCGGTTAAGGAAAGCGAAGCCACAATGGGTAAGCTTGGACCTGAGCTGCTGGATCGTCGAATGACACTGGAACGTTTTACAGGATTATTAAAAGGACGTCGAGGTGCACTCAAAAGCCTACTCGTGAATCAGCATGTTATGGCTGGAGTTGGAAATTGCTACGCCGATGAAATTGCTTTTGAAGCTGGACTTTTGCCTTCTGCGCTAGTTCAGAATTTAACAGCTGAATCCATAACTCGTCTTTATGAGAGCATCCAAAAGGTATTAACTGAGGCCACGGAAATTGGTGGATATATGGAAATGCCTTTTATGACTGGGGATACCGTTACAGGTTCATATAATAATCAATGTAAAGTCTATGATCGTGAAGGCGAGTCTTGTCTTCGTGATGGGGGAACGATTATCAAAACAGAGCTTTCTGGACGCAAAGTATTTTACTGCCCAGATTGTCAGCATGACGTTTAG
- a CDS encoding deoxyribonuclease IV, translated as MGERLSKQSFLDAKYFTAQIVSMTFSPKIGAHVSIRGGYGRAARSAWESGATCFQYFPKNPRSLKLKQLDVRDTRNCALFCQEKGIASIAHTPYGINMAAGIDDATPRKVYVTSLLNDLEIAEACGSLGIVVHFGHFGGMEPLQGYQNIIQCMNETLQSWEGRAKLLIENQAGNHGVEGITLEELVKVRELSQFPEKIGFCLDTCHAYAAGIWNPERTEDFLERGKHLEFWPHLVAVHLNDSKFPYDSRRDRHAGIGQGHIGEQGLKSLLTSELLQGTAVVMETEKGTDGSHRKEIATVRGWFEAEA; from the coding sequence ATGGGGGAACGATTATCAAAACAGAGCTTTCTGGACGCAAAGTATTTTACTGCCCAGATTGTCAGCATGACGTTTAGTCCCAAAATAGGGGCTCATGTCAGCATTCGCGGAGGTTATGGGAGAGCAGCCCGATCCGCTTGGGAGAGCGGTGCGACATGTTTTCAATATTTTCCTAAGAATCCGCGTAGTTTGAAACTTAAACAGCTGGATGTCCGAGATACAAGGAATTGTGCTCTTTTTTGCCAGGAGAAAGGGATCGCTTCGATTGCTCATACTCCTTATGGAATTAACATGGCGGCAGGTATAGATGATGCTACTCCGCGTAAGGTATATGTAACCTCTCTATTAAATGATCTGGAGATTGCAGAGGCTTGTGGTTCGTTAGGCATCGTTGTTCATTTTGGACATTTTGGCGGAATGGAGCCGTTACAAGGATATCAAAATATTATACAATGTATGAATGAGACGCTTCAGTCCTGGGAAGGTCGCGCCAAGCTGCTTATTGAGAATCAAGCGGGCAACCATGGAGTTGAAGGGATCACTCTTGAAGAACTCGTGAAAGTTCGAGAGCTTAGCCAATTTCCGGAGAAGATTGGATTTTGTCTGGATACCTGTCACGCTTACGCAGCTGGTATCTGGAATCCTGAGCGAACGGAAGATTTCCTAGAACGAGGAAAGCATCTCGAATTTTGGCCACATCTTGTCGCTGTTCATCTTAATGATTCTAAATTTCCTTATGACTCAAGACGCGACAGGCATGCTGGAATCGGACAAGGTCATATCGGAGAGCAGGGGCTGAAAAGCTTATTGACTTCCGAGCTTTTACAAGGAACAGCTGTCGTCATGGAAACCGAAAAGGGCACGGATGGCAGTCACCGAAAAGAAATTGCTACTGTGCGTGGTTGGTTTGAAGCGGAGGCGTAA
- a CDS encoding cyclic-phosphate processing receiver domain-containing protein: MIHIYMDDLRKVPKGFTLARTTEECLLMLRECKVDILSLDYDMGPDDYSGGEVARVIVLEGLYPREIYLHTSSLWGRREMYEILYTAKPEGVLLVNGPLSSDKLRDIAGETDSK; this comes from the coding sequence GTGATTCATATCTATATGGATGATCTTAGAAAGGTACCTAAAGGTTTCACTTTAGCCCGTACGACAGAAGAATGTCTTCTAATGCTGCGTGAGTGTAAGGTTGACATTTTATCGTTGGATTACGATATGGGACCGGATGATTATTCAGGTGGAGAAGTTGCCAGAGTGATCGTACTGGAAGGACTGTACCCCCGAGAAATTTATTTACACACCTCCAGTCTGTGGGGGCGAAGAGAAATGTATGAGATTTTATACACTGCTAAACCTGAGGGGGTGCTTTTGGTAAATGGTCCCCTGAGTTCTGATAAGCTTCGCGATATCGCCGGGGAGACAGATTCGAAATGA
- a CDS encoding thioredoxin family protein: MKEMNEVELLEALKNTGEPLVVFLHTPLCGTCKAADRMLEVAAHLLPAELQMVAGNVNMLPNLVRQYRITSVPALLVASADRIDDPSIYYSMVSVERILEYIRSVTS; this comes from the coding sequence ATGAAAGAAATGAATGAAGTTGAATTGCTGGAGGCGCTCAAGAACACGGGAGAACCGCTTGTAGTATTCTTACACACTCCATTGTGCGGTACTTGTAAAGCTGCTGACCGAATGTTAGAGGTGGCGGCACATTTATTGCCTGCTGAACTCCAGATGGTTGCAGGTAATGTGAACATGCTGCCGAATCTGGTAAGACAATATCGTATAACGAGCGTACCTGCACTACTAGTAGCTTCAGCAGACCGGATAGATGATCCGAGCATTTATTATTCAATGGTTTCAGTTGAAAGGATACTGGAATACATAAGGAGTGTTACGTCATAA
- a CDS encoding ATP-binding cassette domain-containing protein, giving the protein MISLQNLSLRREESLILDDVSLEVKEGENWVILGRNGSGKTTILEMMTGYLFPSKGTVEVLGYKYGQCDVREVRKEIGYIGPSLMEKMSLSDPVWEVVATGAYAYLRFYETIPTEVKEKAISMLEDMNLGNMAFHPFGTLSQGERKKAMLARCLMADPKLLIMDEPCAGLDLYEREKMLAEIDKLRQRNVSVVYVTHHVEEIVPLFTHVALIRDGKLAGAGPKEDVVTKEMIMATYDIPVDVEWDSGRPWIKIRPGGKTI; this is encoded by the coding sequence ATCATATCATTACAAAATTTATCTCTTCGTAGGGAAGAAAGCTTAATCTTGGACGATGTGTCGTTAGAAGTTAAAGAAGGTGAGAACTGGGTCATTTTGGGGCGGAATGGTTCTGGTAAAACAACAATTTTAGAGATGATGACAGGTTATTTGTTTCCTAGCAAAGGGACTGTAGAAGTGCTGGGTTATAAATATGGGCAATGTGATGTACGTGAGGTTCGTAAAGAAATCGGCTATATCGGTCCTTCCTTGATGGAAAAGATGAGCTTAAGTGATCCGGTGTGGGAGGTCGTGGCCACAGGGGCTTACGCATATTTGCGTTTTTACGAGACGATCCCTACCGAAGTCAAAGAGAAAGCAATCAGTATGCTGGAAGATATGAATCTAGGCAATATGGCATTTCATCCTTTTGGGACCTTATCACAGGGAGAACGTAAAAAAGCCATGCTGGCGAGATGTCTTATGGCTGACCCAAAGCTATTGATTATGGACGAGCCATGTGCCGGCCTTGATCTATATGAAAGGGAAAAAATGCTGGCTGAAATAGACAAGCTGAGACAGCGTAATGTTTCTGTAGTGTATGTAACACACCACGTTGAAGAAATCGTCCCATTATTTACTCATGTCGCACTAATCCGCGATGGAAAGCTAGCTGGAGCTGGTCCGAAAGAAGACGTCGTAACGAAAGAAATGATCATGGCCACTTATGATATTCCTGTTGATGTTGAATGGGATAGCGGTCGTCCCTGGATTAAAATTAGACCTGGAGGCAAAACGATTTGA
- a CDS encoding SAM-dependent methyltransferase codes for MNDFRQDNEEQSTAPEEIVYSRYICTANHGFAPYAQEELRRLFGAVKSTLLLPGEIFLATLQCEPEEVTRLLTQNLPIFLRHIQPVQFQDEGNMEALQRLAVYLSRRSELEGEKVSLNVRKGDPSFWQNSPGELREWLQEQLQSLGAEFTVQDPAWVISVYADGNALYAGVSRPEENLSSWNGGAIRFRKEDGQISRAKFKLMEAEKEFDIPFYSFRNALDIGASPGGWTSFLLERGMKVTAVDPALMHESLRNYPGLKILRKNAGEVKFRENEFDLLVCDMSWSPKLMAKLVTGLLHSLSPGGTAIVTLKLMHKKPLAMIKEIIAMFEGERMQIQRAKQLFHNRDEITLYMIKY; via the coding sequence TTGAACGATTTTAGACAAGACAACGAAGAGCAGAGTACTGCTCCGGAAGAAATAGTGTATTCCCGATATATTTGTACAGCTAATCACGGCTTTGCGCCTTATGCGCAAGAAGAGCTTCGCCGTTTATTCGGCGCTGTGAAGAGCACCTTGTTACTGCCGGGAGAAATCTTTCTAGCTACATTGCAGTGTGAACCAGAGGAAGTAACGCGGCTACTCACACAGAACCTACCCATTTTCCTGCGTCATATACAGCCTGTACAGTTTCAGGACGAAGGAAATATGGAAGCTCTACAGCGTTTGGCGGTTTATTTAAGTCGCCGCAGTGAGCTTGAAGGGGAAAAGGTTTCGCTGAACGTTCGCAAAGGTGATCCTTCCTTCTGGCAAAATAGTCCGGGAGAACTTCGTGAATGGCTTCAGGAGCAATTGCAGAGCCTAGGTGCGGAATTTACAGTACAAGATCCAGCATGGGTCATTTCTGTCTATGCAGATGGGAATGCCTTATATGCAGGAGTTTCTCGTCCAGAAGAGAATTTATCTAGCTGGAATGGTGGGGCGATTCGCTTTCGCAAGGAAGACGGACAAATCTCACGTGCCAAGTTCAAGCTAATGGAGGCTGAGAAGGAGTTTGACATTCCTTTTTACAGCTTCCGTAATGCATTAGATATTGGTGCTTCTCCAGGGGGTTGGACTTCTTTCCTGCTGGAACGTGGAATGAAGGTTACGGCGGTTGACCCTGCGCTGATGCATGAATCGCTGCGTAATTATCCGGGGCTGAAGATCCTTCGTAAAAACGCAGGAGAAGTAAAATTCCGTGAAAATGAATTTGATCTGCTCGTGTGCGATATGAGCTGGAGTCCTAAGCTGATGGCGAAGCTCGTAACAGGGCTACTTCACAGCCTGTCACCGGGTGGGACAGCTATTGTGACTCTAAAGCTGATGCATAAGAAACCGTTAGCGATGATCAAGGAGATCATTGCGATGTTTGAAGGGGAACGCATGCAGATTCAGCGCGCGAAGCAGCTATTCCATAACCGTGATGAGATTACACTTTATATGATTAAGTACTAA
- a CDS encoding serine/threonine-protein kinase, giving the protein MLFETKLKIGQVVNDRYRIAGQLGSGGMSIVYLAEDLRLKGKRWAVKESLCLAELHSDIQAEADMLITLDHPRLPRIVDFNLPDSEGYSYLIMDYIEGVSLSQLMKDNPGPLPSDFIIQVAKQLLEVLQYLHGHHPPIIYRDLKPSNIMLTLQKELMLIDFGIARSYRHGISEDTVKLGTVGFAAPEQYGSGQSQPVSDLYGLGALILYMATGGQCSQWESGMEDRLYNHMPERIIPVIRRLLRHHPEERYQNAEAVLQALVRVESQMTRENDLAVSVPLPLEKRKATVIALLGVASGLGTTHTSFAVSSLLALKGATAWADLSPNSSVYDRIRSMHYTQITAVPGTDEQSAFSWKGVHYWKRPLQGKLAELLRGDYQFVVLDLGTGDYDEALEEFKYSDIPVLIASGADWRLEDILVWLKRKGLQPEMNWKVGLPLAERSAAQLLQAAIGTGKVYGLPFQQDPFKDKGKLVDVINEMFEELLNVPNKSRSRGFFQKKG; this is encoded by the coding sequence TTGCTTTTTGAGACGAAGCTTAAGATAGGACAGGTTGTTAATGATAGGTACAGAATTGCTGGCCAGCTAGGATCAGGGGGGATGAGTATAGTTTATCTGGCGGAAGATTTACGGCTAAAGGGAAAACGATGGGCTGTAAAAGAAAGCTTGTGCTTAGCTGAGCTACATTCGGACATCCAAGCAGAAGCCGATATGTTAATTACACTAGACCACCCACGCCTTCCGCGTATTGTCGATTTCAATCTTCCGGATAGTGAAGGATATTCCTATTTAATTATGGATTATATTGAAGGCGTGAGCTTGAGTCAGCTAATGAAGGATAATCCCGGACCTTTGCCGAGTGATTTCATCATTCAGGTGGCTAAACAGCTTTTAGAAGTCCTTCAATATTTGCATGGTCATCATCCACCAATTATATATCGTGATTTAAAGCCATCAAATATCATGCTGACGCTGCAAAAAGAACTGATGCTAATTGATTTTGGGATCGCTCGAAGTTACCGACATGGGATCTCTGAAGATACAGTTAAGCTTGGAACGGTTGGCTTCGCGGCACCTGAGCAATATGGAAGTGGACAGAGTCAGCCGGTATCAGATTTATATGGGCTGGGAGCATTAATTCTCTATATGGCAACCGGAGGGCAATGTAGCCAGTGGGAGTCTGGGATGGAGGATCGGCTATATAACCATATGCCAGAGAGAATTATTCCAGTGATTAGGCGCTTATTACGACATCACCCGGAGGAGCGTTATCAGAATGCAGAAGCTGTTCTCCAAGCGCTGGTTCGTGTGGAATCTCAAATGACTAGAGAGAATGATTTAGCAGTTTCAGTACCACTTCCTCTCGAAAAGCGAAAAGCGACGGTTATTGCCTTACTCGGAGTAGCTTCAGGTCTTGGTACAACACATACTTCATTTGCGGTAAGTAGCTTACTTGCATTAAAGGGGGCGACAGCTTGGGCTGATCTTTCTCCTAATTCATCGGTTTATGATCGTATTCGAAGCATGCATTATACCCAGATTACAGCAGTCCCAGGTACGGATGAACAATCTGCCTTTTCTTGGAAAGGAGTGCATTATTGGAAACGTCCATTACAAGGGAAATTGGCTGAGCTGCTGAGAGGGGATTATCAATTTGTAGTGCTGGATCTTGGCACTGGTGACTATGATGAGGCACTCGAGGAGTTTAAATATAGCGATATTCCGGTTCTAATTGCCTCAGGTGCAGATTGGAGACTGGAAGATATACTTGTATGGCTTAAGCGAAAGGGGCTGCAGCCTGAAATGAACTGGAAGGTAGGCTTACCACTCGCTGAACGCTCAGCAGCACAACTACTACAAGCTGCTATAGGTACAGGCAAGGTTTATGGGCTGCCCTTTCAGCAAGATCCATTCAAGGATAAGGGGAAGTTGGTAGATGTGATTAATGAAATGTTTGAGGAATTATTAAATGTGCCGAATAAGTCGAGAAGCCGTGGTTTTTTTCAAAAGAAAGGCTAA
- a CDS encoding ABC-F family ATP-binding cassette domain-containing protein — translation MSLLSVEDVSHNFGDRTLFKNVSFRLLPGEHVGIVGANGVGKSTLMNILTGKLLKDSGRVEWTPRVRYGYLDQHTILTPGKTIRDVLKDAFLPLLELEQEMLSITDQMGTASPEELEVLLEQMGDIQEQLDIGDFYLIDVKVEEMANGLGLSVIGLDRDVASLSGGQRTKVLLAKLLLEKPNVLLLDEPTNYLDVEHIDWLTNYLKQYPYAFILISHDTEFMNKVVNVVYHLEFGKLTRYTANYEKFLDMAEMNKTQHIDAYEKQQDFIKKQEDFIQRNKARASTSGRAKSREKQLDRMDRIDRPEEAAKPTFKFKESRASGKTVFEGIDFEIGYDRPLLPNLNMMIERGEKIAIVGCNGVGKSTLLKTILGVIPTYSGKTYLGDYLSPAYFQQEVKAANLTPIEDVWNEFSSLTQNEVRGHLARCGLKNEHITRPLSMLSGGEQAKVRLCKLLMRESNWVLFDEPTNHLDVIAKTELKRALQEYKGTVLLVSHEPDFYEDWVTKIWDVEQWSAVQV, via the coding sequence ATGAGTTTACTTAGTGTAGAAGACGTTTCCCACAATTTTGGGGATCGGACGTTGTTTAAGAATGTGTCTTTCCGGTTGTTACCGGGAGAGCATGTAGGAATTGTAGGAGCGAATGGCGTAGGAAAATCGACGCTTATGAATATTTTGACTGGAAAACTGTTGAAGGATAGTGGAAGAGTGGAATGGACACCACGTGTCCGTTACGGTTACTTGGATCAGCATACCATCTTAACGCCAGGTAAAACCATCCGTGATGTATTGAAGGACGCTTTCTTACCTCTCTTAGAGCTGGAACAGGAAATGCTATCTATAACTGATCAGATGGGAACCGCTTCGCCTGAAGAGTTAGAGGTGCTACTCGAGCAAATGGGGGACATCCAGGAACAGCTGGATATCGGGGATTTTTATCTAATTGATGTAAAAGTAGAGGAAATGGCGAATGGTCTTGGCCTATCCGTCATTGGACTTGACCGGGATGTCGCTTCACTAAGTGGGGGCCAGCGTACCAAAGTTCTATTGGCAAAGCTATTGCTTGAGAAACCGAATGTACTATTGCTCGATGAGCCTACCAACTATTTGGATGTTGAGCATATTGACTGGTTAACTAACTATTTGAAGCAATATCCATATGCGTTTATATTGATCTCCCATGATACGGAGTTCATGAATAAAGTCGTAAATGTTGTCTATCACCTGGAGTTCGGCAAACTTACACGTTACACTGCGAATTATGAGAAATTCCTGGATATGGCCGAGATGAATAAGACTCAACATATTGATGCTTATGAGAAACAACAGGATTTTATTAAGAAACAAGAGGACTTTATTCAGCGTAACAAAGCTCGTGCCTCCACATCCGGACGGGCGAAGAGCCGTGAGAAGCAGCTAGATCGTATGGATCGAATTGATCGTCCAGAAGAAGCGGCAAAGCCGACCTTTAAGTTTAAAGAGAGCCGTGCTAGCGGAAAAACAGTCTTCGAAGGGATTGATTTCGAGATCGGATACGACCGTCCACTGCTTCCTAATCTGAATATGATGATTGAGCGTGGAGAGAAGATTGCGATTGTTGGTTGCAACGGTGTGGGTAAATCGACGCTACTGAAGACTATCCTCGGTGTGATTCCAACTTATAGCGGTAAAACCTATCTAGGAGATTATTTGAGTCCCGCATATTTTCAACAAGAAGTCAAAGCGGCTAATCTTACACCTATAGAGGATGTATGGAATGAATTCTCTAGTTTAACTCAGAATGAAGTGCGTGGACATTTAGCTCGCTGTGGTCTGAAAAATGAGCATATTACTCGCCCACTAAGCATGCTAAGTGGTGGAGAACAAGCTAAGGTTAGACTCTGTAAGCTGTTGATGCGTGAGAGCAACTGGGTGCTGTTCGATGAACCTACGAATCACCTTGATGTTATTGCCAAGACTGAACTGAAGCGGGCATTGCAAGAATATAAAGGTACAGTCCTGCTCGTCTCCCATGAACCTGATTTCTATGAAGATTGGGTTACGAAAATTTGGGATGTTGAGCAGTGGTCAGCTGTACAAGTATAG
- a CDS encoding ThiF family adenylyltransferase: MIHRDGREERYSRQVRFAPFGADGQQGLALSSVLVVGAGALGTGIAETLARCGVGRIIIADRDYVEWSNLQRQQLYIEADAQERIPKAAAAQRRLRQINSEIVIEAHVMDVRAEELEQLVSEVDLIMDGTDNFDTRLIINDIAQKHSIPWIYGACVGSYGITYTIVPGETPCLHCLLGAIPLGGDTCDTTGILPQAVQLVTANATAEALKLLGKRKDQLRNKLLTFDVWRNEHQEIGVMAAKKENCPSCGSHPIYPYLTAANTERSDVLCGRDTVQIRPVRPQMLNLLETAKRLSRIGSGSVDSNSYLVSFIEGPYRMVIFADGRALIHGTKDIAVARSFYHRYFG, from the coding sequence ATGATCCATAGGGATGGGCGTGAAGAACGTTATTCTCGTCAGGTACGTTTTGCGCCATTCGGTGCTGACGGACAACAAGGTCTCGCGCTGTCTAGTGTATTAGTTGTTGGAGCGGGAGCGCTAGGTACAGGGATCGCAGAGACGCTGGCACGCTGCGGGGTTGGTCGAATCATTATAGCTGACCGTGATTATGTAGAGTGGAGTAATCTTCAGCGTCAGCAGCTCTATATTGAGGCGGATGCTCAAGAACGTATCCCTAAAGCTGCTGCTGCGCAGAGAAGGCTTAGGCAGATTAATTCTGAGATTGTTATTGAAGCCCATGTTATGGATGTTCGTGCCGAAGAGCTAGAGCAGCTCGTTTCAGAAGTTGACCTGATCATGGATGGTACGGATAATTTTGATACCCGTCTTATTATTAATGATATAGCGCAAAAGCACAGTATCCCTTGGATCTATGGCGCATGCGTAGGCAGTTATGGAATAACATACACGATTGTACCTGGAGAAACCCCGTGTCTCCATTGTCTCTTAGGTGCAATACCATTAGGAGGCGATACCTGTGACACAACCGGTATACTTCCGCAAGCAGTACAACTAGTTACAGCAAATGCTACAGCAGAGGCACTGAAGCTACTGGGTAAGCGTAAGGATCAATTAAGAAACAAACTGCTAACGTTCGATGTATGGCGTAATGAGCATCAAGAAATTGGAGTTATGGCTGCGAAAAAGGAAAACTGCCCATCCTGTGGGAGCCATCCGATTTACCCTTATCTGACAGCAGCGAATACAGAACGTAGCGATGTCCTTTGCGGAAGGGATACGGTACAAATCCGCCCAGTGAGACCACAGATGCTTAACTTACTGGAAACTGCAAAACGATTGTCTCGTATAGGAAGTGGTAGCGTGGACAGTAACTCTTATCTGGTTTCTTTTATCGAAGGGCCCTATCGGATGGTGATTTTTGCTGATGGCAGAGCTTTGATTCATGGGACTAAGGATATTGCGGTTGCTCGAAGCTTTTATCATCGGTATTTTGGATAA
- a CDS encoding response regulator transcription factor, producing the protein MIEQIIWYKADSGSSEEDQLVIESTLKDIGLEATKSEDPEDLRLSISKVEPVLLLAELYEVGTWEGWDIISAVRAEGMILPVMVISGEQSEFGNGAVSAFSAGGNEYMTKPLHTGEFKYRILNLLTLTGRRRNLNHLLKVDGLMLDPSRRFVSREGIELKMTPKEFDLLYYLAANQGMICSRIEILKEVWGYQFHADTNVVDVYIRHIRLKVDKGHRNKLIHTVRGTGYVMRAPEGGTTS; encoded by the coding sequence GTGATTGAGCAAATAATATGGTATAAGGCTGATAGCGGTAGTAGTGAAGAAGATCAACTCGTTATAGAAAGTACGCTAAAAGATATCGGGCTTGAAGCAACAAAAAGCGAAGATCCCGAGGATCTCCGCTTATCCATATCAAAAGTAGAACCGGTACTGCTGCTTGCTGAGTTATACGAGGTGGGAACATGGGAAGGCTGGGATATTATTTCCGCTGTAAGAGCTGAGGGGATGATACTACCGGTAATGGTAATTTCCGGTGAACAATCTGAATTTGGAAATGGGGCAGTTTCGGCATTCTCAGCCGGGGGTAATGAGTATATGACAAAACCATTACATACCGGTGAATTCAAGTATAGAATTCTTAATTTGTTAACACTTACTGGACGGCGTCGAAATTTAAATCATTTACTGAAGGTCGATGGTTTAATGCTCGATCCCAGTCGCAGGTTTGTAAGTCGCGAAGGGATCGAGTTAAAGATGACGCCCAAAGAATTTGATCTATTATATTATCTCGCTGCGAACCAAGGAATGATATGTTCTCGCATCGAGATACTTAAAGAAGTATGGGGATACCAATTTCACGCAGATACCAATGTTGTAGATGTTTACATCAGACATATCCGCTTGAAAGTTGATAAAGGACACCGGAACAAGTTGATTCACACCGTTCGCGGAACAGGATATGTAATGAGGGCGCCCGAAGGCGGCACCACATCCTGA
- a CDS encoding C40 family peptidase produces MNKQQWIKKAIVIGMVTTMGLGTMMATGVGATKVEAATVSKGQNVVNFGKKYMGVPYKFGASTSTTKVFDCSSFTKHIFKKYNVTLPRTAAEQSKKGKSVSKANLRVGDLVFFSSGSRANGKNVTHVAVYAGNGKILHTYGKPGVTISDLNSGTWKRTYLKARRVL; encoded by the coding sequence ATGAATAAACAACAATGGATTAAAAAAGCGATTGTCATAGGAATGGTTACTACAATGGGCTTAGGTACTATGATGGCAACAGGCGTAGGCGCAACAAAAGTTGAAGCTGCTACCGTGTCTAAAGGTCAAAACGTAGTGAATTTCGGTAAGAAGTATATGGGAGTGCCTTACAAGTTCGGCGCATCCACTTCTACTACTAAAGTTTTTGACTGCTCTTCTTTTACAAAACACATCTTCAAAAAATATAACGTAACACTGCCTCGTACAGCTGCAGAACAATCTAAAAAAGGAAAATCCGTATCTAAAGCCAATCTTCGTGTAGGAGATCTCGTATTTTTCTCCAGCGGTAGCAGAGCAAACGGTAAGAATGTAACTCACGTAGCTGTTTATGCCGGCAATGGCAAAATTCTGCACACTTATGGTAAACCAGGTGTTACGATTTCTGATCTTAACTCCGGTACTTGGAAAAGAACATATTTAAAGGCTCGCCGCGTACTGTAA
- a CDS encoding thiamine diphosphokinase, with the protein MSSKRVVIFAGGELSPEYFALLDEADFIIGADQGALFLISHGFTPDIAVGDFDSVSSEALQEIESKSKKTITCDAVNKDLTDSEMALDIAMDQQPESILLLGVTGTRIDHSLASIQMMTRALQRQINCYVIDTHNYITLTGSQAVINDLGYTYVSLLPLTPEVSGITLEGFQYPLTDATLKLGQSLGVSNKLISSSGTVTIRSGLLLIIQSKD; encoded by the coding sequence ATGTCATCCAAACGAGTCGTTATTTTCGCCGGTGGAGAACTGTCTCCAGAATATTTCGCTCTATTAGATGAAGCTGATTTTATTATCGGGGCGGATCAGGGAGCGTTATTTCTCATTTCACACGGATTTACACCAGATATAGCAGTAGGTGATTTTGATTCCGTTTCATCTGAAGCACTTCAAGAGATTGAATCTAAAAGTAAGAAGACCATCACCTGTGATGCTGTGAACAAGGATTTGACAGATAGCGAGATGGCGCTCGACATTGCAATGGATCAGCAGCCTGAGTCTATTCTACTATTAGGAGTGACTGGTACTCGAATCGATCACTCCTTGGCTAGCATTCAAATGATGACAAGAGCCCTTCAGCGTCAAATCAACTGCTACGTCATAGACACTCATAACTATATAACCCTTACTGGATCCCAAGCTGTTATCAACGATTTAGGTTACACCTATGTATCCTTGCTACCATTAACACCAGAAGTATCCGGCATTACTCTAGAAGGGTTTCAGTATCCATTGACTGACGCTACACTGAAGCTTGGGCAATCTCTTGGTGTAAGCAACAAACTAATTTCTTCATCAGGAACAGTTACAATTCGTAGTGGATTGTTGCTAATTATTCAGAGCAAAGATTAG